One Prodigiosinella aquatilis DNA window includes the following coding sequences:
- a CDS encoding VOC family protein, with protein sequence MLDHLSIPVSDLSRSRRFYGQALRPLGYELVKNMKFAVSFGVLTGYGCSSDPGGEFWIFHGEVLTRPRVHFAFSVASQEHVDAFFAAAIAAGGVDNGQPGLRTQYHPNYYAAFVRDPDGYNVEAVYHRTDDGRRICRPFDDFPAQCQI encoded by the coding sequence ATGCTGGATCATTTGAGTATTCCGGTGTCGGATCTGAGCCGTAGTCGGCGGTTTTATGGACAGGCGTTGCGGCCATTAGGGTACGAGCTGGTCAAGAATATGAAATTTGCCGTTAGCTTCGGTGTGCTGACGGGGTACGGTTGTTCATCTGATCCTGGTGGTGAATTCTGGATTTTCCACGGCGAGGTTCTCACTCGCCCACGAGTGCATTTCGCCTTCAGCGTCGCGTCCCAGGAGCATGTAGATGCCTTTTTTGCCGCAGCGATAGCGGCGGGTGGCGTCGACAATGGCCAGCCTGGTTTGCGTACCCAGTATCATCCCAACTATTACGCCGCGTTTGTCCGTGATCCGGACGGGTACAACGTAGAAGCGGTATACCATCGGACCGACGATGGCCGACGGATA
- a CDS encoding iron ABC transporter permease: MLAIARHEPANLIGIGLILLFAWIILAPVLSILFDAVVVQNGDSVRVHATEGAFTYYYLLRTLVSRMSDLLLWTPLINTLSVAISSVSGALLIGVTLAWLVNRTDMAGRKWFATALIVPFMLPSWTFALAWTTIFKNHTVGGQPGWLEVIGIHTPNWLAYGYFPIVVIMMIHYSPLVILIVGNALKRMDVQLEDCARVLGASRKVIAFRIIAPLVRPALLSAALLIFADCIGEFAIPYILGLPVHFETLSTGLYRALGSRQNGVAAVIAAVIMLMGMITLLLDMRMLREARRFVTVGGKSGMDRRRHLGRWGFAAFGIALTFVLLGVAIPILTLFFSTIMKLPGRFTADNFTFDFWIGHNLDTVALHNGILLTPDFWHAVWNTIIIVGSASLAAGVLGLLVGYAVMRCSIRWVGGFLRQITFLPYLVPGIAFAAAFLSLFAVAHGPIPALYGTPMLLVIALIAEKMPYASRSGIAAMTQLGREPEEAARVAGAGWFTRIGRIVIPIQAAPLTTGILLPFISGIKGVSLFIILAIPATDVLTTYSLRLIDYNYQQAANAVVLMIALISWTGTILIQKISGTGLAEGLEN; encoded by the coding sequence ATGCTTGCAATCGCTCGCCACGAGCCGGCTAATTTAATTGGTATCGGGCTGATATTGCTGTTTGCCTGGATTATTCTGGCGCCGGTATTGTCCATTTTGTTCGACGCCGTCGTGGTACAAAACGGTGATAGTGTGCGCGTACATGCTACCGAAGGCGCTTTTACCTATTACTATCTGCTGCGTACCCTGGTGTCGCGGATGTCTGACCTACTACTCTGGACACCGCTGATCAATACCCTCTCAGTGGCGATAAGTAGCGTATCAGGTGCACTGCTTATCGGCGTAACCTTAGCCTGGTTGGTCAACCGTACCGATATGGCCGGGCGGAAGTGGTTCGCTACCGCGCTGATTGTGCCATTCATGTTGCCATCCTGGACTTTTGCCCTGGCCTGGACCACGATCTTTAAAAACCACACGGTGGGCGGTCAACCTGGCTGGCTGGAAGTGATCGGCATTCATACGCCGAACTGGCTGGCTTATGGCTATTTCCCGATTGTAGTGATTATGATGATCCACTACTCGCCGCTGGTTATCCTGATTGTGGGTAACGCGCTAAAGCGAATGGACGTGCAGTTAGAAGATTGCGCGCGAGTCCTCGGCGCGTCGCGCAAGGTCATCGCGTTTCGTATTATTGCCCCCTTGGTTCGTCCGGCCCTGTTGTCAGCTGCGCTGCTGATCTTTGCCGACTGTATTGGCGAGTTCGCCATTCCCTATATTCTCGGTTTACCGGTACATTTTGAGACGCTGTCCACCGGTTTGTACCGCGCACTGGGATCGCGCCAGAATGGTGTTGCCGCAGTGATCGCCGCAGTCATTATGCTGATGGGCATGATCACCCTGCTGCTGGATATGCGGATGTTGCGTGAAGCCAGACGTTTTGTGACGGTGGGAGGCAAAAGTGGAATGGATCGCCGTCGCCATCTCGGCCGGTGGGGTTTCGCCGCTTTCGGCATAGCCCTCACATTTGTGCTGTTGGGGGTTGCCATTCCGATCCTCACCCTGTTTTTTTCCACCATCATGAAATTACCCGGACGCTTTACCGCCGATAACTTCACCTTTGATTTCTGGATTGGTCATAACCTGGATACGGTCGCCCTGCATAACGGGATTCTGCTCACACCTGATTTCTGGCACGCGGTATGGAATACCATCATTATTGTCGGCTCCGCCTCACTCGCTGCCGGCGTATTGGGCCTATTGGTCGGCTATGCGGTGATGCGCTGCTCCATCCGCTGGGTCGGGGGATTTTTACGTCAGATTACTTTCCTGCCCTATCTGGTTCCCGGCATTGCGTTTGCCGCGGCCTTCCTGTCTCTGTTTGCAGTGGCTCACGGGCCGATACCCGCCCTGTACGGTACACCCATGCTGCTGGTCATTGCGCTCATTGCGGAGAAAATGCCATATGCCAGCCGTTCGGGTATCGCAGCGATGACACAACTGGGCAGAGAGCCGGAAGAGGCGGCTCGCGTCGCTGGCGCCGGTTGGTTTACTCGTATCGGGCGAATTGTGATCCCTATCCAGGCGGCACCGCTGACAACCGGCATTTTGCTGCCGTTTATTTCTGGTATTAAGGGCGTCAGCCTGTTCATCATTCTGGCGATACCCGCCACTGACGTCCTCACCACTTATTCCCTGCGTTTGATTGATTACAACTACCAGCAAGCGGCCAACGCGGTGGTGTTGATGATCGCGCTGATTTCATGGACCGGCACAATATTGATCCAGAAGATTTCTGGTACCGGTCTGGCTGAAGGTCTGGAGAATTGA
- a CDS encoding ABC transporter ATP-binding protein, translating to MPAITLTNLIKIYPGGQKPAVDNLSLTVKDGEFMCLLGPSGCGKTTILRMIAGIESASGGEIAIGDKVMDSVARATFIPPEQRRVGLVFQSYALWPHMTVAQNVDFGLRLQKVPTTKRIARCQDVMEKLRIAEYASRYPTQLSGGQQQRVALARMLAVNPGVLLLDEPLSNLDATLRLEMRAELRRLHETFATTIVFVSHDQWEAMTLATTIAVMSAGHLQQVGTPDEIYAKPANRFVAEFIGTPKLNMISLNQPSSVLASHIQQRFSLQDEMHVCGIRPEEIMLSEQPQTDSVPMIIDNIMPTGGSWVIELVRGGDHLFHSTQLRPRWQANQQVHCQLPAASLHFFNQQGQRQERFVS from the coding sequence ATGCCTGCGATTACCTTAACCAACCTGATAAAAATCTACCCCGGTGGTCAGAAACCTGCGGTGGACAACCTCAGCCTGACGGTCAAAGATGGCGAGTTCATGTGTCTGCTTGGTCCATCCGGCTGCGGTAAAACGACCATTCTGCGTATGATTGCTGGCATTGAATCCGCCAGCGGCGGCGAAATTGCGATTGGCGATAAGGTGATGGATTCCGTTGCCCGGGCAACGTTTATTCCACCGGAGCAGCGCCGCGTCGGCCTGGTCTTTCAGAGCTACGCCCTGTGGCCACATATGACAGTTGCGCAAAACGTTGATTTTGGGCTGCGCTTACAGAAAGTACCGACCACAAAGCGTATCGCCCGCTGCCAGGATGTTATGGAAAAGCTGCGCATCGCCGAATACGCCAGCCGCTACCCGACTCAGCTTTCCGGCGGTCAGCAACAGCGTGTCGCGCTGGCCCGCATGTTGGCGGTTAATCCCGGAGTACTGCTGCTCGACGAACCGTTATCCAATCTCGATGCCACCCTGCGTCTGGAGATGCGTGCCGAGTTACGACGCTTACACGAAACCTTTGCCACGACCATCGTCTTTGTCAGCCACGATCAATGGGAAGCGATGACCCTCGCCACCACCATCGCGGTCATGAGTGCCGGACATTTACAGCAGGTCGGGACGCCAGACGAGATTTACGCCAAACCCGCGAACCGCTTTGTCGCCGAGTTTATCGGCACGCCCAAACTGAACATGATCTCGCTCAATCAGCCATCCAGTGTGCTGGCGAGCCACATCCAACAGCGTTTTTCCCTACAGGACGAAATGCATGTCTGCGGCATTCGTCCCGAAGAGATCATGCTATCCGAACAGCCACAGACCGATAGCGTGCCAATGATCATCGACAACATCATGCCAACCGGCGGCAGTTGGGTGATTGAACTGGTAAGGGGCGGCGATCACCTGTTCCACTCCACACAACTGCGTCCACGTTGGCAGGCGAATCAGCAAGTGCACTGTCAGTTGCCTGCCGCCTCGCTACACTTTTTCAACCAGCAGGGGCAACGTCAGGAACGCTTTGTAAGCTAA
- a CDS encoding LysR family transcriptional regulator — MTNIRRLDLNLLLTLDALLEEHNVTRAALRLNLSQPSVSVQLAKLRDIFGDPLLLPGPRGMKPTARADELRQPLRQALESLEHAILPSAPFDPAMATQTWCVAASDYSESTILQPALSGLRSAAPGTRLAIVETVPSRIARQAEQGEIALAFHSSGGAPSGLRRRVLFAERYVLVSRANHPRLEKRPSLEQFCALDHVIVSPDGGGFQGITDNMLSTMGLTRRVVLSVPHFLFVLSVLANTDLVAMLPSRLVRNNSLLQVVEPPLEVPGFEMFMLWHERLHRDPGHQWLREFIAASV; from the coding sequence ATGACTAATATCAGAAGGCTGGATCTCAACCTGTTACTGACTCTTGATGCATTGCTTGAGGAACATAATGTGACCCGGGCGGCGTTGCGTTTGAATCTCTCCCAGCCATCGGTCAGTGTTCAACTTGCCAAATTGAGAGATATCTTTGGGGATCCCTTGTTGTTACCGGGTCCACGGGGGATGAAGCCAACCGCCAGAGCGGATGAATTACGCCAACCCCTGCGGCAAGCGCTGGAGTCCCTTGAGCACGCCATATTACCGTCCGCGCCCTTTGATCCCGCAATGGCCACACAGACATGGTGTGTGGCCGCCTCTGATTACAGCGAATCGACAATTCTACAGCCTGCATTGAGCGGATTACGTTCAGCGGCACCTGGCACCCGGTTGGCCATTGTTGAAACGGTACCGTCACGTATTGCCAGGCAAGCAGAGCAGGGAGAGATTGCGCTGGCCTTTCACTCCAGTGGGGGCGCACCCTCCGGTTTGCGCCGTCGTGTGCTGTTTGCGGAACGTTATGTGTTGGTCAGCCGAGCTAACCATCCGCGTCTGGAAAAACGGCCTTCGCTTGAGCAATTCTGTGCGCTTGACCATGTGATCGTATCGCCGGATGGCGGCGGATTTCAGGGTATTACAGATAATATGCTCTCGACGATGGGTCTGACGCGCCGGGTTGTGCTCTCTGTACCTCACTTCCTGTTTGTTCTGTCAGTGTTGGCGAATACTGATCTTGTGGCGATGTTACCTTCACGTCTGGTGAGGAATAACTCGCTGCTACAGGTTGTTGAACCGCCACTTGAGGTACCCGGTTTCGAGATGTTTATGCTTTGGCATGAACGTTTACATCGCGATCCCGGGCATCAATGGTTACGGGAGTTTATCGCTGCTTCGGTGTGA
- a CDS encoding NAD(P)H-dependent oxidoreductase, whose amino-acid sequence MNIFIVYAHPESHSLNGSLKDFTVKHLEDAGHTVQVSDLYAMKWKAVLDADDRTDRQEDAPFNPSLDSKHAFEQGTQSQDIAREQEKLRWADMVILQFPLWWFSMPAILKGWVDRVYAYGFAYGVGEHSDTRWGNRYGEGVMTGKRAMLVVTTGGWESHYSQRGINGPMEDLLFPIQHGILYYPGFDVLPPFMVYRTSRMDADRFSQTCNELSVRLDNLESATPIPFRAQNAGEYTIPELTLKTEIAPGQSGFLAHRE is encoded by the coding sequence ATGAATATTTTTATTGTTTATGCCCATCCTGAATCTCACTCTTTAAATGGCTCGCTAAAAGACTTTACGGTCAAACATCTCGAAGATGCTGGACATACTGTCCAGGTATCGGATTTGTATGCCATGAAATGGAAAGCGGTGCTTGATGCCGACGATCGTACTGACAGACAAGAAGACGCCCCTTTTAATCCTTCACTCGATTCTAAACACGCATTCGAACAAGGAACACAGAGCCAGGACATCGCACGCGAGCAAGAGAAATTACGTTGGGCGGATATGGTTATTCTGCAATTTCCCCTGTGGTGGTTCTCCATGCCAGCGATTCTCAAAGGATGGGTAGACCGTGTCTACGCATATGGTTTTGCCTATGGCGTTGGAGAACATTCAGATACCCGTTGGGGCAATCGTTATGGAGAAGGTGTAATGACAGGGAAACGGGCCATGTTGGTTGTTACTACTGGTGGATGGGAATCCCATTACAGCCAACGGGGTATCAATGGCCCGATGGAAGATCTCTTGTTTCCCATCCAGCATGGAATATTGTACTACCCTGGTTTTGACGTTCTTCCCCCCTTTATGGTCTACCGTACCAGCCGTATGGACGCCGATCGGTTTTCACAGACCTGTAATGAACTCAGTGTGCGTCTGGATAACCTGGAGAGTGCAACACCCATCCCTTTCCGAGCACAAAATGCAGGGGAGTACACTATTCCGGAGCTCACGCTAAAAACAGAGATTGCGCCGGGTCAATCTGGCTTTTTGGCACACAGAGAGTGA